The window CGCGTTGGTGCGCGACAGCGCGCACCCGGTCGAAGCCAACGACCTGTCGGCGCTCGGGTTGCTGGCCGGCAAACCACACTCCGTCGGCCCGTTGATCAACGTTTATAACGGCGCCACCGCACGGCTGCTCGCCTCGCGCGGCGCCACGAGCATCTGCCTGCCGCCGGAACTGCCGATGACATCCGTGGGCGAAATCGTTCGCGATGCACACGGCGTATCGTTCGAGATATTCGCGTTCGGACGTGTTCCGCTGGCGATCTCGGCCCGCTGCGCGCATGCCCGGTCCAAGGGGCTGGTCAAGGACAATTGCCAGTTCATCTGCGGCGACGATCCGGATGGGCTCACGGTAGAAACGCTCGACCGTCAGCCTTTTCTCGTCCTGAATGGCGTGCAGACCGTATCGCACACATGCCAGGCGCTGATCCAGGAGCTGCCGGAACTGGCGGCCGCGGGCATTTCGCGGATCCGCCTTTCGCCGCAGGACTGCGACATGGTCTCCGTCGCCCGAGCCTTCGACGACGCAATCGCCGGCAGG of the Sinorhizobium chiapasense genome contains:
- the ubiV gene encoding ubiquinone anaerobic biosynthesis protein UbiV → MTVTTLPSLSLGPVLYLWDGPKWRDFYFRIADEAPIAHVVIGETVCSKRLHFIEPHVTEVVERLERAGKSVSLASLALVTLERESQVVRALVRDSAHPVEANDLSALGLLAGKPHSVGPLINVYNGATARLLASRGATSICLPPELPMTSVGEIVRDAHGVSFEIFAFGRVPLAISARCAHARSKGLVKDNCQFICGDDPDGLTVETLDRQPFLVLNGVQTVSHTCQALIQELPELAAAGISRIRLSPQDCDMVSVARAFDDAIAGRSAPADAIARLQEAYPGAQLSNGFHYARQGAAWIAGNAST